The following is a genomic window from Balneolales bacterium ANBcel1.
CCTCCTCATCGTCGTGCTTTCCGTATTCAACGGCTTTTTCGATGTGATAAAGACCATGCTTCTGGCCAACGATCCGGACGTGCGTATCGAGGCGGCCGAGGGTCGTTCCTTTGAAACAAGTCCCGAACTGACCCGATTGCTTGACGATATTCCGGAAATCGCCATCCAGTCTCCCTTTATTCAGGGCAAGGTCCTGGTAGCTCATCGGGGAAACCGGGATCAGGTGGTGGTGGTCAAGGGGGTTGATCCGGATCTTTTTGCCAGGTTTGCCGACCTGGAGACCTTGATGAGTGTCGGCGGACTGGATTTGGCTGTACGTGACAATCGGCCCGGAATCCTTTTATCCGAGCCACTCAGCCGCTCTGTACGACTTGATATTGGTGACGAGGTGTCTCTGTTGAGCGCTGCGGGCATGCAACGGGCACTCACACAGTTCACCGGCCCGCGCGTCAGCCGCTTTGAAGTACGTGGCATCTACAGCCTTCAGCAGGTGGTGGATGATCCGGTGATCTATATTGATATCCACGCTGCCGAACGGCTCTTCGACCACAGAAACCGATTGTCCGGTATTGATATCAGCCTTCATGAACACGAGAAGGCTGATGAGGTCAAGCACCGTCTCCAGGAGGCTCTTGGCGACGATTTTTTGGTGCAAACCTGGTACGACCTGCAGCGGCCGCTTTACGATGTCATGAACCTGGAAAAATGGGGAGCCTATTTCATCCTGATGATCATTGTACTGGTTGCAGTACTCAATATCGTGGGCTCACTCACCATGATCGTCATACAGAAACAGAGGGATATCGGCCTGTTGCGATCGATCGGGTTTCGCAAGAAAGATATCATGGCTGTTTTCTTCCGCCAGGGATGGTATATCGGACTGACCGGCTGCGCCATCGGTGGA
Proteins encoded in this region:
- a CDS encoding ABC transporter permease: MKANRLIARRYLFSRKRVSLITTLTMISIAGVTVGTALLIVVLSVFNGFFDVIKTMLLANDPDVRIEAAEGRSFETSPELTRLLDDIPEIAIQSPFIQGKVLVAHRGNRDQVVVVKGVDPDLFARFADLETLMSVGGLDLAVRDNRPGILLSEPLSRSVRLDIGDEVSLLSAAGMQRALTQFTGPRVSRFEVRGIYSLQQVVDDPVIYIDIHAAERLFDHRNRLSGIDISLHEHEKADEVKHRLQEALGDDFLVQTWYDLQRPLYDVMNLEKWGAYFILMIIVLVAVLNIVGSLTMIVIQKQRDIGLLRSIGFRKKDIMAVFFRQGWYIGLTGCAIGGSLGLFLAYIQDRFELVKLAGAESFIISAYPVEVLWQDAAFVLGGSLFLCLAASWYPAFRAASIDPADAVRNE